From one Mucilaginibacter inviolabilis genomic stretch:
- a CDS encoding glycoside hydrolase family 71/99-like protein, which yields MRKLTVCMLMAMLCFGCKKNSTGNNPDQPNSIKNKTLAAVQIGKSTSKKIFMHWMPWFETPESKGAWGYHWKMNTQNPDIITNGRRQIAAYYYPQTGPYASSDPDIIEYQLLLMKYSGVDGVTIDWPGTRVLYDYPDNLNNSNALIAKLNAVGLQFSIVEEDRNWDAGQTSGAHGDFTYMQNNYFNQGNYLKVNNVPVVLNFGPITFHSSSEWDQILAGLSPKPKIIPLYGFTSQVGANNAGGEFPWIYQDHPTVVDNYYAQASSFPISVGVVYPGFNSFYAAGGASGPTWQIAYNGTSTFSTMLDKALASSVGIIQFATWNDYGEGTMIEPTVEFGYGFLTTMQQKLGVPYHQHELEQIYRLYQYRKQYKGNSSVQNQLNQVFTYFANVQPADAENLMNTISGGGTTPPVTTGVSIKNKWLSTYLYEDNGQAKYSSSSTVANGKWTLEQVNGHTRIKNVSTGHYLNIEHLYSYVECTSVPDSFYSSYWVLEDYNGYKRLRNEWQNTYLNLENQSGLAQCTAIGATAESSQWTLN from the coding sequence ATGAGAAAGCTCACTGTTTGTATGCTTATGGCCATGCTATGTTTTGGCTGCAAGAAAAACTCTACGGGAAACAATCCTGATCAACCTAATTCTATCAAGAACAAAACGCTTGCTGCTGTTCAGATAGGGAAGTCTACCTCCAAAAAGATCTTTATGCACTGGATGCCCTGGTTCGAAACACCAGAATCAAAAGGTGCCTGGGGTTATCACTGGAAAATGAACACTCAAAACCCCGACATTATTACCAATGGCCGTCGCCAAATTGCTGCTTATTATTACCCGCAAACCGGCCCCTACGCCTCTAGCGATCCAGATATTATTGAGTATCAGCTCCTGCTCATGAAATACTCAGGCGTTGATGGGGTTACTATCGATTGGCCCGGTACCCGTGTACTTTATGATTATCCCGACAATCTCAATAACTCCAATGCCCTTATCGCTAAGCTGAACGCGGTAGGTCTGCAGTTTTCTATTGTGGAGGAAGACCGTAACTGGGATGCCGGCCAAACCAGCGGCGCCCACGGCGATTTTACCTACATGCAAAACAATTACTTTAACCAAGGTAATTACCTTAAGGTGAACAACGTGCCGGTAGTGCTCAATTTTGGTCCGATAACTTTCCATTCATCCAGCGAGTGGGATCAGATACTGGCTGGACTGAGTCCCAAACCAAAAATTATCCCATTGTATGGCTTTACCAGCCAGGTTGGTGCTAACAATGCAGGCGGTGAGTTTCCGTGGATATATCAGGATCATCCAACCGTTGTGGATAATTATTACGCGCAGGCATCCAGTTTCCCTATCTCGGTGGGTGTAGTATATCCGGGCTTTAATTCGTTTTACGCCGCTGGCGGTGCCAGTGGGCCAACCTGGCAAATTGCCTATAACGGTACTTCAACCTTTAGCACTATGCTGGATAAAGCGTTGGCATCAAGTGTAGGCATTATTCAGTTTGCCACCTGGAACGATTACGGCGAAGGTACCATGATTGAGCCAACCGTTGAGTTTGGTTATGGCTTTTTAACCACCATGCAGCAAAAGCTGGGTGTACCTTACCATCAGCATGAGTTGGAGCAGATCTACCGTTTATACCAATACCGTAAGCAATACAAGGGCAATTCCAGCGTGCAAAATCAGTTGAACCAGGTATTTACCTATTTTGCCAATGTGCAACCTGCCGATGCCGAAAATTTAATGAACACTATTAGTGGCGGTGGTACCACACCTCCTGTAACTACTGGTGTCAGTATCAAAAATAAATGGCTGAGCACTTATCTGTATGAGGATAACGGGCAGGCAAAATACAGCTCGTCGAGCACCGTAGCCAATGGCAAATGGACGTTGGAGCAGGTTAATGGTCATACCCGCATTAAAAATGTAAGTACAGGTCATTATCTCAACATTGAGCACCTGTACAGCTATGTTGAATGTACTTCCGTGCCGGATAGTTTTTACAGCAGCTATTGGGTACTGGAAGATTACAATGGATACAAACGCCTCCGTAACGAATGGCAGAATACCTACCTGAACCTCGAAAACCAAAGTGGCCTGGCGCAATGCACCGCCATTGGAGCCACCGCCGAAAGCAGTCAGTGGACGCTTAATTAA
- a CDS encoding serine hydrolase domain-containing protein yields MKRIVPLFFWLFAGSVAAQSPNKSSWAPSDNSTIVRIHRVEQVKLEMPFPDGSSFKNLKLDEVMAAYHIPGLSIAIISNYKIIFSKGYGVVTPGSSRPVTPTTLFQAASVSKPITAMASMALVDKHVLMLDEDVNHFLTTWKVPSNTFTEQHPVTLRELISHRAGVNVHGFAGYNRNQSLPTLIQILDGVKPANNPPIRVTAVPGEQESYSGGGIVIEQLLLTDVTHKPFSAIMDDLVLHKLGMINSTFTQPLASQWRSKAASGTNSNGKAVPNQWFVYPEQGPAGLWTTATDLARFAIGLARACNGTPRAILSQPLAKAMVTPFNDGGAQCFHLDPINKGLFSHNGQNEGFESLLVMNWKTGNGLVLLANSDNGEYLWDILLQGVSKEFGWNYHFDQKPKEWLLMAQIVGVDAMLKYFNTQKATGLSENEAGEGDLNQMGYFYLSDGEVSKALSIFKDMVQLYPTSANAYDSLGEAYMAAGEMGAAKESYSKSLALNPQNDNAREKILQLERK; encoded by the coding sequence ATGAAAAGAATAGTCCCCTTATTTTTCTGGTTGTTTGCAGGTAGCGTGGCAGCACAGTCTCCAAATAAATCTTCTTGGGCTCCTTCCGATAATTCAACCATTGTCCGTATACATCGTGTTGAACAGGTAAAACTGGAAATGCCGTTTCCTGATGGAAGCTCCTTCAAGAATTTGAAGCTTGATGAGGTAATGGCAGCTTATCATATTCCAGGACTTAGCATCGCGATCATCAGTAATTATAAAATTATTTTTAGTAAGGGTTATGGAGTAGTAACCCCAGGTTCATCGCGGCCGGTAACTCCTACCACCCTATTTCAGGCCGCTTCTGTGAGTAAACCTATAACAGCAATGGCATCAATGGCGCTGGTAGATAAGCATGTTTTAATGCTTGATGAAGACGTTAACCATTTTCTTACAACCTGGAAAGTTCCATCGAATACTTTTACCGAACAGCACCCCGTTACCTTACGGGAATTGATATCTCATCGTGCCGGGGTAAACGTACATGGTTTTGCAGGATACAACAGGAACCAATCTTTGCCAACATTAATACAAATTCTGGACGGCGTGAAACCTGCAAATAACCCTCCAATACGGGTAACTGCCGTACCCGGAGAACAGGAAAGTTATTCTGGTGGGGGAATTGTTATTGAACAGTTACTCCTGACAGATGTTACACACAAGCCGTTTTCGGCTATCATGGATGATCTTGTGCTGCATAAGCTCGGGATGATCAATAGCACGTTTACCCAGCCATTAGCCAGCCAATGGCGCTCAAAAGCAGCTTCCGGAACAAATTCAAATGGAAAGGCTGTTCCAAATCAATGGTTTGTTTATCCTGAGCAAGGCCCGGCAGGTCTTTGGACTACAGCTACAGACCTGGCCAGATTTGCTATTGGACTAGCCCGCGCCTGCAATGGTACGCCCAGGGCTATCCTGTCACAACCTCTTGCCAAAGCCATGGTTACGCCATTTAATGATGGAGGTGCACAATGCTTCCATCTTGATCCTATAAATAAAGGTCTATTCAGTCATAACGGGCAAAATGAAGGTTTTGAAAGCCTTTTGGTTATGAATTGGAAAACGGGGAATGGGCTTGTTTTGTTAGCCAATTCTGATAACGGGGAATATCTTTGGGATATATTACTGCAGGGCGTTAGCAAAGAATTTGGCTGGAATTATCACTTTGATCAAAAGCCAAAGGAATGGTTGCTTATGGCGCAGATAGTCGGGGTTGACGCCATGTTAAAGTATTTTAATACTCAAAAGGCAACTGGACTCTCGGAAAATGAAGCAGGAGAAGGAGATTTGAATCAAATGGGATATTTCTATCTTTCCGATGGCGAGGTATCTAAAGCTCTTTCAATTTTTAAGGATATGGTACAATTATATCCTACATCTGCCAACGCTTATGATAGTCTTGGAGAAGCTTATATGGCAGCAGGAGAGATGGGTGCTGCAAAAGAAAGTTACTCAAAATCACTGGCCTTAAATCCGCAAAACGATAATGCACGCGAAAAAATCCTCCAATTGGAGCGAAAGTAA
- a CDS encoding TROVE domain-containing protein, with protein sequence MKFNLLSRNNTQTVNHAGAKAFVMSAEMELYTAVVTWSLNDSFYEKNDTRMERLRTLIYACNPVFVGKLAVYARTKMYLRSVPLVLVTELAKLHSGDDLVARVTAGVVNRADEITELLACYEMLNKRTGTKKLNRLSKQLQKGLQAAFNRFDEYQFAKYNRDGAIKLRDALFLVHPKAKDTVQQQLFDKIVNGTLQTPYTWETELSALGQVGFDSEKHKAEAFKAKWEELIDSGKLGYMALLRNLRNIQEAGVSYAHFQKVCARLADADEVAKAKQFPFRYLAAYRELIIDQGSQKVPVQHFVKRIKGLLQDNNKGYTGELLGALEKAVQASAANIRGFGHETRVLLACDVSGSMQTPVSAKSKILLYDVGLMLAMLLQSRCTNVEVGMFGDTWKTITVPRHNILGNVQEFYRREGEVGYATNGHLVIQSILSRRVKIDKVMLFTDCQLWNTPGVGYHINSLWVQYKKTIAPDAKLYLFDLKGYGQAPLQLLQNDVYLVAGWSDKVFEVLDALENGGTALDAINNSPLTP encoded by the coding sequence ATGAAATTTAACTTATTAAGCCGTAACAACACACAAACCGTAAACCACGCAGGTGCAAAAGCCTTTGTGATGAGTGCCGAAATGGAACTATACACCGCGGTTGTTACTTGGAGCTTAAATGATTCTTTTTACGAAAAGAACGATACGCGTATGGAACGCCTGCGCACATTGATATATGCTTGTAACCCGGTGTTTGTGGGTAAGCTGGCTGTATATGCACGTACAAAAATGTATTTGCGTTCGGTTCCGCTGGTTTTGGTTACCGAATTGGCTAAGCTGCACTCGGGCGACGATCTGGTTGCCCGGGTTACCGCCGGGGTGGTGAACCGTGCCGATGAGATCACCGAATTGCTGGCCTGCTACGAAATGCTGAACAAGCGTACCGGTACCAAAAAGCTTAACCGCCTGAGCAAGCAATTGCAAAAAGGCTTACAGGCTGCATTTAACCGTTTTGACGAATATCAGTTTGCTAAATATAACCGTGATGGCGCTATCAAACTGCGCGATGCATTGTTCCTGGTGCACCCAAAGGCAAAGGATACTGTACAGCAACAACTGTTTGATAAAATAGTGAACGGTACCCTGCAAACACCTTATACCTGGGAAACCGAATTATCGGCCCTGGGCCAGGTTGGATTTGATAGCGAAAAGCATAAAGCCGAAGCATTTAAGGCCAAATGGGAAGAATTGATAGACAGTGGTAAGCTGGGTTATATGGCCTTGCTGCGTAACCTGCGCAACATACAGGAAGCTGGTGTAAGCTACGCGCATTTCCAAAAGGTATGCGCCCGTTTGGCCGATGCCGATGAAGTTGCCAAAGCAAAGCAGTTTCCGTTCCGTTACCTGGCGGCTTATCGCGAGCTGATTATTGATCAGGGTAGCCAAAAGGTGCCTGTACAGCACTTTGTCAAAAGAATAAAGGGTTTACTACAGGATAATAACAAGGGTTATACCGGCGAGTTACTGGGTGCTTTAGAAAAAGCGGTACAGGCAAGCGCTGCCAACATCAGAGGTTTTGGTCATGAAACCCGTGTGCTTTTAGCCTGCGACGTGTCGGGATCAATGCAGACACCGGTATCGGCAAAGTCCAAAATACTGCTGTATGATGTGGGTTTGATGCTGGCCATGCTATTACAATCACGTTGTACAAACGTAGAGGTGGGTATGTTTGGCGATACCTGGAAAACGATAACTGTGCCACGTCATAATATATTGGGTAACGTGCAAGAGTTTTATCGCCGCGAGGGCGAGGTGGGTTATGCCACCAATGGCCACCTGGTTATCCAGAGCATATTATCGCGCAGGGTAAAAATAGATAAAGTGATGTTATTTACCGATTGTCAATTGTGGAACACTCCGGGTGTTGGTTACCATATCAATTCATTATGGGTGCAATACAAAAAAACGATAGCGCCAGATGCAAAGCTATACCTGTTTGATCTGAAAGGTTACGGACAAGCGCCACTGCAGTTACTGCAAAATGACGTTTACCTGGTAGCCGGCTGGAGCGATAAAGTTTTTGAGGTGCTTGACGCCTTGGAAAACGGAGGCACAGCACTGGATGCTATCAATAACAGCCCCCTAACCCCCTAA